Proteins from one Prinia subflava isolate CZ2003 ecotype Zambia chromosome 4, Cam_Psub_1.2, whole genome shotgun sequence genomic window:
- the LOC134550451 gene encoding uncharacterized protein LOC134550451, with product MATEAEPGRRRRCCGQDTPDVPKVPDPRGDSDGPRRGSLCERHCAAINNDLGDLGCHLHRPRVPTAVSTPSCCQQHSEEVCESCVLKTTLTAENAVEANKLSNNYKFGFKKWKSHVTARPWEDRSEIVKELYSDLTVIRGSAGSTLTCGNVLYLLLFGWWLSLLYVLVAAVMFVTVMGAPYGQLCWDLAGYFLWPFGKVIQQVEVPKSHQACEAGVGESSALLGGPTPLRWRPPCWAGTGYWRRVGTAVWLCLGYPALALAHGLVCVTAWLLIVLIPVAKLSARAASRVLLLPPQRVLVRRLRTTEVPLEGEVILCCYRAANPYYYKYAVDGINVFAVNLLPLVLVTLVLGYVDSPNHLTGSAVKFTLALLSIMPLSYYIGMAIASISAQSNFAVGAVVNATFGSITELTFYITALIKGSREGNRCYAEVVKSALTGTLVGCVLFVPGLCMVIGGIRHQEQRFNSRSAGVSSALLFLSVGGVFAPTLFSKVYGKLVCGECHNVTQNPLGHYLCHNCHFDLMDNNGTLYYSHVQPLVYTVSILLPAAYLIGLFFTLKTHTHIYDIHISDCHMPGHHHSAVVHWSRWRALLILLLSTLCMSACADLATEHISPILTNSTISQYFIGVTVLAMVPELPEIVNGIQFALQNNLSLSIEIGNCIAVQVCMLQIPILVLFTIFYPTNFTLVFSDLHVYASMFSVVLMNYIFMDGKCDYFQGTVLVMVYFILLAVYFFAPSPSGC from the exons ATGGCCACTGAGGCCgagcccggccgccgccgccgctgctgcggGCAGGACACGCCCG ATGTTCCCAAGGTCCCGGATCCCCGCGGCGACAGCGACGGCCCCCGCCGGGGCTCCCTCTGCGAGCGGCACTGCGCGGCCATCAACAACGACCTGGGGGACCTGGGCTGCCACCTGCACCgcccccgtgtccccacag CCGTGTCCACCCcgtcctgctgccagcagcactcgGAGGAGGTGTGCGAGAGCTGCGTGCTGAAAACCACCCTGACGGCCGAGAACGCCGTGGAGGCCAACAAGCTCTCCAACAACTACAAG TTTGGCTTCAAGAAATGGAAGAGCCACGTGACGGCACGGCCCTGGGAGGACCGATCAGAGATTGTCAAGGAGCTCTACTCTGACCTCACTGTCATCCGAGGCTCTGCAG GGTCCACGCTGACCTGTGGGAATGTCCTTTACCTGCTGCTCTTCGGCTGGTGGCTCTCGCTCCTCTACGTCCTCGTGGCTGCCGTGATGTTCGTCACCGTCATGGGGGCTCCTTATG ggcagctctgctgggacctGGCCGGGTATTTCCTCTGGCCCTTTGGCAAAGTGATCCAGCAAGTGGAG GTCCCCAAATCCCATCAGGCGTGTGAGGCCGGCGTGGGGGAGAGCTCAGCGCTGCTCGGGGGTCCCACGCCGCTGCGCTGGCGCCCACCGTGCTGGGCGGGCACTGGATACTGG CGCCGTGTCGGCACCGCggtgtggctgtgcctgggctaCCCGGCGCTGGCGCTGGCCCACGGGCTCGTGTGTGTCACCGCGTGGCTCCTCATCGTCCTCATCCCCGTGGCCAAGCTGAGCGCCCGCGCCGCCTCccgtgtgctgctgctgcccccgcAGCGCGTGCTCGTCCGGCGCCTGAGGACG ACAGAGGTGCCTCTGGAGGGAGAGGTGATTCTGTGCTGCTACCGCGCCGCCAACCCCTACTACTACAAATACGCCGTGGACGGCATCAACGTCTTTGCTGTCA ACCTGCTGCCCCTGGTGCTGGTGACGCTGGTGCTGGGCTACGTGGACAGCCCCAACCACCTGACCGGCTCCGCCGTCAAGTTCACCTTGGCCCTGCTCTCCATCATGCCCCTCTCCTACTACATCGGCATGGCCATCGCCAG catCTCAGCCCAGAGCAACTTCGCGGTGGGGGCGGTGGTGAACGCCACGTTCGGCTCCATCACCGAGCTCACCTTCTACATCACCGCCCTCATCAAGGGCTCGCGTGAGGGCAACCGCTGCTACGCCGAGGTGGTGAAGTCGGCGTTGACAGGGACACTGGTGGGCTGTGTCCTCTTTGTGCCG GGTCTGTGCATGGTGATCGGGGGCATCCGGCACCAGGAGCAGCGGTTCAACAGCCGCTCCGCAGGCGTCAGCTCGgccctgctcttcctctccGTGGGAG gtgtctTTGCCCCAACGCTCTTCTCCAAGGTGTACGGGAAGCTGGTCTGCGGCGAGTGCCACAACGTCACCCAGAACCCACTGGGACACTACCTCTGCCACAACTGTCACTTCGACCTG ATGGACAACAACGGCACCCTCTACTACAGCCACGTCCA ACCCCTGGTGTACACGGTGTccatcctgctccctgctgcctaCCTCATCGGGCTCTTCTTCACCCTCAAAACCCACACGCACATCTACGACATCCACATCAGCGACTGTCACa tGCCTGGCCACCACCACAGCGCCGTGGTGCACTGGTCCCGCTGGCGGGCCCTGCTCATCCTCCTGCTCTCCACCCTCTGCATGTCTGCCTGTGCTGACCTGGCCACGGAGCACATCAGCCCCATCCTCACCAACTCCACCATCTCCCAg TATTTCATCGGTGTCACCGTGCTGGCAATGGTGCCCGAGCTGCCGGAGATTGTCAATGGCATCCAGTTTGCCCTGCAGAACAATCTGAGCTTGAG caTCGAGATCGGGAACTGCATCGCGGTGCAGGTCTGCATGCTCCAGATCCCCATCCTGGTGCTCTTCACCATCTTCTAC CCCACCAACTTCACGCTGGTCTTCAGCGACCTCCACGTCTATGCCAGCATGTTCAGCGTGGTGCTCATGAACTACATCTTCATGGATGGCAAATGTGACTATTTCCAAG GCACGGTGCTGGTGATGGTTTACTTCATCCTCCTCGCCGTGTATTTCTTCGCCCCCTCGCCCAGTGGCTGCTGA